The following proteins come from a genomic window of Trifolium pratense cultivar HEN17-A07 linkage group LG4, ARS_RC_1.1, whole genome shotgun sequence:
- the LOC123921311 gene encoding uncharacterized protein LOC123921311 isoform X1: protein MVDGDVSPNSSSRFHLSQFVNIHLSITFSILFVIVIAFVSDGLSTVPDKASVLSSNTSFSHEFHEHGDQIIKNCFRGKLVFGGYSVSDQNHRKSQSRHHHKSFLYATDSLNTKSLLYIYYTGGFRAKSKDSGKQFEFF from the exons ATGGTAGATGGTGATGTATCTCCAAATTCATCTTCTAGATTTCATCTTTCTCAATTTGTCAATATTCATCTCTCT ATTACCTTTAGCATTCTATTTGTCATTGTAATTGCATTTGTATCAGATGGTTTGAGTACAGTGCCGGACAAAGCATCTGTCCTTTCTTCAAACACATCCTTCAGCCATGAATTTCACGAACATGGGGATCAGATAATAAAGAATTGCTTCAGAG GGAAGTTGGTTTTTGGTGGTTATTCAGTTTCAGATCAAAATCACCGGAAAAGCCAGTCGCGCCACCACCACAAAAGCTTTCTCTATGCGACAGACAG TTTAAATACTAAAAGTCTGCTATACATTTATTACACAGGAGGGTTTAGAGCAAAAAGTAAAGATTCTGGAAAGCAATTTGAGTTCTTTTAG
- the LOC123921311 gene encoding uncharacterized protein LOC123921311 isoform X2, giving the protein MVDGDVSPNSSSRFHLSQFVNIHLSITFSILFVIVIAFVSDGLSTVPDKASVLSSNTSFSHEFHEHGDQIIKNCFRGKLVFGGYSVSDQNHRKSQSRHHHKSFLYATDRRV; this is encoded by the exons ATGGTAGATGGTGATGTATCTCCAAATTCATCTTCTAGATTTCATCTTTCTCAATTTGTCAATATTCATCTCTCT ATTACCTTTAGCATTCTATTTGTCATTGTAATTGCATTTGTATCAGATGGTTTGAGTACAGTGCCGGACAAAGCATCTGTCCTTTCTTCAAACACATCCTTCAGCCATGAATTTCACGAACATGGGGATCAGATAATAAAGAATTGCTTCAGAG GGAAGTTGGTTTTTGGTGGTTATTCAGTTTCAGATCAAAATCACCGGAAAAGCCAGTCGCGCCACCACCACAAAAGCTTTCTCTATGCGACAGACAG GAGGGTTTAG
- the LOC123921417 gene encoding protein LTV1 homolog translates to MGQKKKFIDKKNSLTFHLMARDSTDPAFTESDRIFVRVDNNPISADSVFADSPDDPDAEFDTHYEFGESSSSRPLSEDVRKEILALGFPDDGYNYLNHLREIKNSGGGSNYFSNPKFKLEHVNDVKAYDASRVRIKEAEEEPEGNIIYSVASNTANVRVQRAVDPEVAALLDDSDASRFDSDVEDLEEDFVVQANLCEDEDDEENANTSNGNNFDEESTMNRSLDNEHVLQVSDYSTVADAFGPLDEGLNGATGVHSAGEQPRPRRLLDVQFDLLESQEYASDGDDDDIYGDYEQNYLAEDESLAEKPKLSLSNDEMDSPKLDESGKYKVPKDEKEQDGFAGDVIRRCKEYGQQYEVQDDDKDVVIFEESSDESEVWDCETIVSTYSNLDNHPGMIEIPGFTRKKKLTETVTAAFSSSNPIISLSGKAKLPADFLPGGRKPAAEKVKDVSTEKTELYKRKKHGLESKEEKKERKAAVKEERREARRTKKEMKELYKCEANRAQRTAAGSGASSYHIF, encoded by the exons ATGGGtcaaaagaagaaattcatCGACAAAAAAAACTCCCTCACCTTCCACCTCATGGCACGTGACTCAACTGACCCAGCATTCACAGAATCCGACCGTATCTTCGTTCGCGTCGACAACAATCCCATTTCTGCCGACTCCGTCTTCGCCGATTCACCCGATGATCCCGATGCCGAATTCGATACTCATTATGAATTCGGTGAAAGTAGTAGTAGTCGTCCTTTGTCGGAGGATGTGAGGAAGGAGATTTTGGCATTAGGGTTTCCTGATGATGGTTATAATTACTTGAatcatttgagagaaattaagAATTCTGGTGGTGGTTCTAATTACTTTAGTAACCCTAAGTTTAAGCTTGAGCATGTTAATGATGTTAAG GCTTACGATGCTTCGAGAGTGCGGATTAAAGAGGCAGAGGAAGAGCCTGAAGGAAACATTATATATAGTGTTGCATCCAATACTGCCAACGTAAGGGTTCAGAGAGCTGTTGATCCTGAAGTGGCTGCGCTGCTTGATGACAGTGATGCCTCGCGTTTTGACTCTGATGTAGAAGATTTGGAGGAAGACTTTGTTGTCCAGGCTAACCTCTGTGAAGACGAAGATGATGAAGAGAATGCAAACACGAGTAATGGAAATAACTTTGACGAGGAATCTACGATGAATAGGAGCTTAGACAATGAGCATGTATTGCAAGTTTCTGATTACTCCACTGTTGCCGATGCTTTTGGTCCTCTGGATGAGGGTTTAAATGGTGCAACAGGTGTCCACTCTGCTGGTGAGCAGCCAAGACCTCGTCGTCTGTTAGATGTACAATTTGATTTG CTTGAAAGTCAAGAGTATGCAtctgatggtgatgatgatgatatttatGGTGATTATGAACAAAACTATCTAGCTGAAGACGAGTCACTTGCTGAGAAGCCCAAACTCTCTCTTAGCAACGATGAGATGGACAGCCCAAAACTTGATGAGAGTGGCAAGTATAAGGTTCCTAAAGATGAGAAGGAGCAAGATGGTTTTGCTGGCGATGTGATTCGCCGTTGCAAGGAATATGGTCAGCAGTATGAAGTTCAAGATGATGACAAGGATGTTGTAATTTTTGAAGAAAGTAGCGATGAGTCAGAAGTTTGGGATTGTGAGACTATTGTTTCAACGTACTCAAATTTAGATAACCACCCTGGAATGATTGAAATACCCGGGTTCACTAGGAAAAAGAAATTGACTGAAACTGTGACTGCAGCCTTTAGTTCCTCTAATCCAATAATTTCCCTAAGCGGTAAAGCAAAGCTCCCTGCAGACTTCTTGCCCGGCGGCAGAAAACCTGCTGCTGAAAAGGTTAAGGACGTGTCTACTGAAAAAACTGAGCTgtacaagagaaaaaaacaTGGCTTAGAGTCAAAAGAggagaagaaagagagaaag GCTGCTGTGAAGGAGGAACGGCGTGAGGCACGTCGTAcgaaaaaagaaatgaaagaacTTTATAAGTGTGAAGCAAATCGGGCACAAAGAACTGCAGCTGGATCTGGTGCTTCATCCTATCATATTTT CTAA
- the LOC123921819 gene encoding PHD finger-like domain-containing protein 5A, whose translation MAKHHPDLIMCRKQPGIAIGRLCEKCDGKCVICDSYVRPCTLVRFCDECNYGSFQGRCVICGGVGISDAYYCKECTQQEKDRDGCPKIVNLGSAKTDLFYERKKYGFKKR comes from the coding sequence ATGGCCAAGCATCATCCTGATTTGATCATGTGTCGTAAGCAACCAGGAATAGCCATTGGACGATTGTGTGAGAAATGTGATGGCAAGTGTGTGATATGTGACTCATATGTGCGTCCGTGTACCCTTGTCCGTTTCTGTGATGAATGCAACTACGGATCGTTTCAAGGTCGGTGTGTTATATGCGGAGGAGTAGGAATATCTGATGCATACTATTGCAAGGAATGCACACAGCAGGAGAAAGATAGGGATGGTTGCCCCAAAATTGTAAATTTAGGGAGTGCCAAGACTGATTTGTTCTATGAACGGAAAAAGTACGGTTTTAAGAAAAGGTGA